In Oryzihumus leptocrescens, the following are encoded in one genomic region:
- a CDS encoding DNA methyltransferase: MTVEPNGVVPADFDLDPLLPPLDEATYTALREDIRARGIIVPVEVTETGEVIDGRARLRAAQDLGITTYPRVIRSALTPDEQAAHRLALNTHRRHLTRAQRDAAVRALRLLGWSTRAISSATGVPQSTVARALRAVPSGVPAGSPDRVTGRDGRSHPARRPSVIAHTRHEQERAQAALATLGQTAPSKALDLRRAERLVREARASERRAQPSPWLPPDARVLQCDFRNLPVKPDTADLVFTDPPYTKAAMADVWPDLGRYAALWLKPGGLLIAYTGQMHLPEALDALRDSDLRYWWTMAAPHDTGSGMAQVRQRNVGCGWKPLLVFRKPGALGLPPWTTDITRGGSRSKDSGHPWEQPVAEAAHLIRDLVPPTGLVVDPFAGSGTTAVAAVSLGRRVITCDIDPDHTATARGRVADTLATMQGNPRDSPG; encoded by the coding sequence GTGACCGTGGAGCCAAACGGCGTCGTCCCTGCCGATTTCGACCTCGACCCTCTCCTCCCCCCACTCGACGAAGCCACCTACACCGCCCTCCGCGAAGACATCCGAGCGCGCGGGATCATCGTCCCCGTCGAGGTCACCGAAACCGGTGAGGTCATCGACGGACGCGCCCGTCTCCGGGCCGCCCAGGACCTCGGCATCACCACCTACCCGCGCGTCATCCGCTCGGCGCTCACCCCCGACGAGCAGGCAGCACACCGGCTCGCCCTCAACACTCACCGCCGACACCTCACCCGCGCTCAACGCGACGCCGCCGTCCGGGCACTCCGGCTCCTCGGCTGGAGCACCAGGGCCATCTCCAGCGCTACCGGCGTGCCACAGTCCACGGTGGCCCGGGCGCTTCGCGCTGTCCCTTCAGGTGTCCCTGCAGGGTCGCCTGATCGGGTGACGGGCAGGGACGGCCGGTCACACCCCGCCCGGCGCCCCTCCGTCATCGCCCACACCCGGCACGAGCAGGAGCGCGCGCAGGCTGCGCTGGCCACCCTCGGGCAGACCGCCCCCTCGAAGGCGCTCGACCTTCGCCGCGCCGAGCGCCTCGTCCGTGAAGCACGAGCCTCGGAACGCCGAGCCCAGCCAAGCCCGTGGCTGCCCCCAGACGCCCGAGTCCTTCAGTGCGATTTCCGGAACCTCCCCGTCAAGCCCGATACCGCCGACCTCGTGTTCACCGACCCGCCCTACACGAAAGCGGCGATGGCCGACGTCTGGCCCGACCTCGGGCGGTACGCCGCACTCTGGCTCAAGCCGGGCGGTCTCCTGATCGCCTACACGGGCCAAATGCACCTCCCCGAGGCGCTCGACGCGCTCCGGGATTCCGACCTCAGGTACTGGTGGACGATGGCGGCACCTCACGACACAGGGTCTGGAATGGCGCAGGTGCGTCAGCGCAACGTTGGCTGCGGCTGGAAGCCCCTGCTGGTCTTCCGAAAGCCAGGCGCCCTAGGTCTCCCTCCCTGGACCACCGACATCACCCGTGGCGGCTCCCGATCGAAAGACTCAGGCCACCCCTGGGAACAACCCGTCGCTGAGGCCGCACACCTCATCCGAGATCTCGTGCCGCCCACAGGCCTGGTGGTCGACCCCTTCGCGGGCTCCGGCACCACCGCCGTCGCCGCCGTCAGCCTTGGCCGCAGGGTGATCACCTGCGACATCGACCCCGACCACACCGCCACCGCAAGGGGCAGGGTCGCCGACACCCTGGCCACGATGCAGGGGAACCCCCGGGACTCCCCCGGCTAA
- a CDS encoding tyrosine-type recombinase/integrase, with protein sequence MARRRDPGGLTVARLPLALGSWGEISVVPLKDAEGQATGYRARTRFRDLDGKVRLVERSGRSQTAARTELKKHLNDRTRLSSEGDLSGMDTFAKAADLWMIKIERMVREGRRSPGTRETYRRQLTAHVLPALGQLRLVEITTPLLDRFVSRLVDQVGPATARTSRTIVSGVLGMAVRQGAIVSNPVRELERVEGKRRRDPRALTEDERREWFAKLRLDQRAVDFDLVDFSLFLLATGLRIGEALAVLWEEVDLETGSINVTSTMIRVTGEGLIRKGTKSVSGQRRLLLPTWAVEMLRQRWLRGARLDMPVMHNLDGGFRDPHNTRTQLRSAAKRICFDWVTPHVFRKTCATILDDAGLTARMIADQLGHSRPSMTQDVYMGRKAPNPMVVRALDEASPDPREAQAAIESDG encoded by the coding sequence GTGGCTCGACGACGAGACCCGGGCGGCCTGACCGTGGCACGGCTACCGCTTGCCCTGGGCAGTTGGGGTGAGATCTCGGTCGTCCCGCTCAAGGACGCCGAGGGTCAGGCCACCGGTTATCGGGCCCGGACGAGGTTCCGCGACCTCGATGGCAAGGTGCGGCTGGTTGAGCGGAGCGGGAGGTCTCAGACGGCCGCTCGCACGGAGCTGAAGAAGCACCTCAACGACCGGACCCGGTTGTCGTCCGAGGGCGACCTGTCCGGGATGGACACCTTCGCCAAGGCCGCTGACCTCTGGATGATCAAGATCGAGCGCATGGTCCGTGAGGGACGTCGCTCCCCCGGGACTCGCGAGACGTACCGCCGCCAACTGACGGCCCACGTCCTGCCCGCGCTGGGGCAGCTGCGCCTGGTCGAGATCACCACTCCCCTGCTCGACCGTTTCGTCTCCCGGCTCGTCGACCAGGTCGGACCTGCGACGGCGAGGACGTCCCGAACCATCGTCTCGGGGGTCCTGGGGATGGCTGTCCGTCAGGGCGCCATCGTCTCCAACCCGGTGCGGGAGCTGGAGCGGGTGGAGGGCAAACGCCGGCGGGATCCCCGGGCTCTGACCGAGGACGAGCGGCGCGAGTGGTTCGCCAAGCTTCGCCTCGACCAGCGGGCCGTCGACTTCGACCTGGTCGACTTCTCGCTGTTCCTCCTTGCGACGGGCCTGCGGATCGGCGAGGCGTTGGCGGTGCTCTGGGAGGAGGTCGACCTCGAGACGGGGTCCATCAACGTGACGTCGACGATGATCCGGGTGACCGGCGAGGGACTGATCCGCAAGGGCACCAAGAGCGTGTCCGGTCAGCGTCGCTTGCTCCTGCCGACGTGGGCGGTCGAGATGCTGCGGCAGCGGTGGTTGCGCGGAGCACGGCTGGACATGCCGGTGATGCACAACCTCGACGGCGGCTTCCGGGATCCCCACAACACCCGCACGCAGCTGCGGTCGGCGGCTAAGCGCATCTGCTTCGACTGGGTGACGCCGCACGTCTTCCGTAAGACGTGCGCCACGATCCTGGACGACGCGGGCCTGACCGCCCGGATGATCGCCGACCAGCTCGGCCACTCGCGGCCGTCGATGACCCAGGACGTCTACATGGGTCGCAAGGCGCCGAACCCGATGGTGGTCCGGGCCCTCGACGAGGCCTCCCCGGACCCGCGCGAGGCCCAAGCCGCGATCGAAAGCGATGGGTAA
- a CDS encoding helix-turn-helix transcriptional regulator, which yields MEGQFEPLWTPQDVAAFLNVPAKTVYEWRCKDYGPPGRRVGRHLRYRPSEVIAWLDDETRAA from the coding sequence ATGGAAGGGCAGTTCGAACCCCTGTGGACACCACAGGACGTGGCCGCGTTCTTGAACGTCCCGGCCAAGACGGTCTATGAGTGGCGCTGCAAGGACTACGGTCCGCCCGGTCGTCGTGTCGGACGGCACCTGCGTTACCGACCGTCCGAGGTCATCGCGTGGCTCGACGACGAGACCCGGGCGGCCTGA
- a CDS encoding replication initiator, translating to MTETGRSSLTSSLASFPGFGEEAGLDLSVPNARVAGEIASRLVSRDFREWSEQLARVGNCVNPIRLRGRSLTVDKRTGEVVGTYSSEHEHNGVTLIRCGNRRASECPACSRIYAADMFHLIRTGVTGGKGVPDTVSENPLVFATVTAPSFGLVHGLRENGRRCRARSGSPRCEHGRPLTCMKAHEEGDPALGQPLCPDCYDYESHIVWQWWAPELWRRFTIALRRLIAHALGVPATRLGDHAPLQYAKVAEYQLRGLIHFHALARLDGPKTDGGFAPAPDLIGAARLAELIAEAAASVRFTAPPMFDGDRSRVLAFGSQVDSRPVRTSRRTDDPDQALSAEQVAGYLAKYSTKSATDTAATGNAHLRRIRATARDRADAAHLHAAEATGGDVDAMAEAPYALLGKWVHMLGFRGHFASKSRRYSVTLGGLRRARRRAQALIQEAKAEGRPLDLTQLEADLMADDAEETTLVLGQWEFLGTGWATEGETVLATAAAARAREYAQFKAQTKKH from the coding sequence ATGACCGAAACGGGCCGCTCCAGCCTGACTTCCTCGCTCGCCTCGTTTCCGGGGTTTGGCGAGGAGGCCGGGCTGGACCTGTCCGTGCCCAACGCACGTGTCGCCGGTGAGATCGCCTCCCGGCTGGTGTCACGGGACTTCCGGGAATGGTCCGAGCAGCTGGCCCGGGTCGGCAACTGTGTGAACCCGATCCGGCTGCGGGGCCGGTCCCTGACGGTCGACAAGCGCACCGGCGAAGTCGTCGGCACCTACTCATCCGAGCACGAGCACAACGGCGTCACCCTCATCCGCTGCGGCAACCGGCGAGCGTCGGAGTGCCCGGCCTGCTCCCGCATCTACGCCGCCGACATGTTCCACCTGATCCGCACGGGGGTGACCGGAGGCAAGGGCGTCCCCGACACGGTCAGCGAGAACCCGCTGGTCTTCGCCACGGTCACCGCCCCCTCGTTCGGGCTTGTGCACGGGCTGCGGGAGAACGGTCGCCGCTGCCGCGCCCGCTCAGGCAGCCCCCGCTGCGAGCACGGCCGACCCCTCACCTGCATGAAGGCGCACGAGGAAGGCGACCCCGCCCTAGGCCAGCCGCTCTGCCCGGACTGCTACGACTACGAGTCCCACATCGTCTGGCAGTGGTGGGCCCCCGAACTCTGGCGACGCTTCACCATCGCCCTGCGCCGCCTCATCGCCCACGCCCTCGGCGTCCCCGCCACCCGGCTCGGGGATCACGCGCCGTTGCAGTACGCCAAGGTCGCCGAGTACCAGCTGCGCGGCCTAATCCACTTCCACGCCCTCGCGCGATTGGACGGGCCGAAGACCGACGGCGGCTTCGCCCCCGCCCCGGACCTGATTGGCGCGGCCCGGCTCGCGGAGCTCATCGCCGAGGCGGCCGCGTCGGTCCGGTTCACCGCCCCGCCGATGTTCGACGGCGACCGCTCCCGGGTGCTGGCCTTCGGATCCCAGGTCGACTCACGGCCCGTCCGCACCTCGCGCCGCACCGACGACCCCGACCAGGCCTTGTCCGCCGAGCAGGTCGCGGGTTACCTCGCGAAGTACTCGACCAAGTCCGCGACCGACACCGCCGCGACCGGCAACGCCCACCTGCGCCGCATCCGCGCCACCGCCCGCGACCGGGCCGACGCCGCCCACCTCCATGCCGCCGAGGCCACCGGCGGGGACGTCGACGCGATGGCCGAGGCCCCATACGCGCTGCTGGGCAAGTGGGTTCACATGCTCGGCTTTCGCGGGCACTTCGCCTCCAAGTCCCGCCGCTACTCCGTCACCCTCGGCGGACTGCGCCGCGCCCGACGCCGCGCCCAAGCCCTCATCCAAGAGGCCAAGGCAGAAGGCCGGCCCCTCGACCTCACCCAGCTCGAGGCCGACCTCATGGCCGACGACGCCGAGGAGACCACCCTCGTCCTCGGCCAGTGGGAGTTCCTCGGGACCGGCTGGGCCACCGAGGGCGAAACCGTCCTGGCCACCGCAGCAGCCGCCCGCGCCCGTGAGTACGCGCAGTTCAAAGCGCAGACGAAGAAGCATTGA
- a CDS encoding FtsK/SpoIIIE domain-containing protein, with amino-acid sequence MRKNWAHLSRECGLSVSRTTKSRTFGLAPKEGSRFVASQSQTVTVWSHPRLMDVTTAGSLLRLMIRTRTGQTVQDLEAAAAPLAAAAGAHAYRCVQMTPSVVEVVLVMQDSLTQARPAEIPEAVYLNAVTLGRRQDGAPWHLTVTGRHTLVVGCSGSGKGSIFWGVCAGLAPAVRAGVVRLWGVDLKRGVEVGVGRGIFSAVATNPIEAVALLTRLLSVLEERGNRMAGNIRLHQPTQADPLHVLAIDELAVLTAYTDAETKKEASRLLAEILTQGRALGVVVLACVQDPRKEVVGLRGLFTQTIALRLRSAEETRMVLGDGMAAVAPAHRISPALPGTAWVVEEDGSTDRVRADWWSDQLVRQVAALHPSPVVEGLPVAPAQPADIPVGSDDVTRADSGPRVRATPASRQRKSRPHKTGSASRKGSPSNGIGAA; translated from the coding sequence GTGCGGAAGAACTGGGCGCACCTGTCCCGGGAGTGCGGCCTGTCGGTCTCGCGGACCACCAAGTCCCGCACATTCGGGCTCGCACCCAAGGAGGGGAGCCGGTTCGTGGCGTCCCAGTCGCAGACGGTCACGGTGTGGTCGCACCCGCGGCTGATGGACGTGACGACGGCGGGGTCGTTGCTGCGGCTGATGATCCGCACCCGCACCGGGCAGACCGTGCAGGACCTCGAGGCGGCGGCCGCGCCGTTGGCTGCCGCTGCGGGCGCTCACGCCTACCGGTGCGTGCAGATGACGCCTTCGGTGGTCGAGGTCGTCCTGGTCATGCAGGACTCGCTCACGCAGGCCCGCCCGGCAGAGATCCCGGAGGCGGTGTACCTCAATGCCGTCACGCTGGGTCGGCGTCAGGACGGCGCTCCATGGCACCTCACGGTGACTGGTCGGCACACCCTCGTCGTGGGCTGCTCCGGCTCGGGCAAGGGCTCGATCTTCTGGGGCGTCTGCGCCGGCCTCGCCCCGGCTGTGCGCGCCGGGGTGGTCCGCCTCTGGGGTGTGGACCTCAAGCGCGGTGTCGAGGTCGGCGTGGGTCGCGGCATATTCTCCGCCGTCGCCACCAATCCCATCGAGGCGGTGGCCCTCCTGACCCGGCTCCTCTCGGTGCTGGAGGAGCGCGGGAACCGGATGGCCGGGAACATCCGGCTGCACCAGCCCACTCAGGCGGACCCGCTGCACGTCCTGGCCATCGACGAGCTCGCGGTCCTGACCGCCTACACCGACGCCGAGACGAAGAAGGAAGCCTCCCGGCTGCTGGCCGAGATCCTGACCCAAGGCCGCGCCCTCGGCGTCGTCGTCCTGGCGTGCGTGCAGGACCCGCGCAAGGAGGTCGTTGGCCTGCGGGGCCTCTTCACCCAGACCATCGCCCTGCGGTTGCGCTCGGCGGAGGAGACCCGGATGGTCCTGGGGGACGGCATGGCCGCTGTGGCTCCCGCGCACCGGATCAGTCCCGCCCTGCCCGGCACCGCGTGGGTGGTCGAGGAGGACGGCTCGACGGACCGGGTCCGCGCGGACTGGTGGTCCGACCAGCTGGTGCGGCAGGTCGCGGCCCTGCACCCTTCCCCGGTCGTCGAGGGATTGCCCGTCGCGCCGGCCCAACCGGCTGATATCCCTGTGGGCTCGGACGACGTCACTCGAGCCGACTCGGGCCCCCGGGTGCGGGCCACGCCTGCCTCCCGCCAGCGTAAGAGCCGCCCGCACAAGACCGGTTCCGCTAGCCGTAAAGGTTCGCCCAGCAACGGGATTGGCGCGGCATGA
- a CDS encoding plasmid replication, integration and excision activator, translated as MAIQQRIPVAFEGIFPAGAYMVGEVEALEDYDALVAAKNAGKEPGDIQLRDKVTGMRVWQIRVVDADPEARKGETELVIKIGAEVQPVPPPKMDGLPFRPVVFEGLTLTTWIDESRSRPKVAYSIRATAMAAPKGKGTTQPSSSGNAGGSAKAAA; from the coding sequence ATGGCGATTCAGCAGCGGATACCGGTGGCGTTCGAGGGCATCTTCCCCGCCGGGGCGTACATGGTCGGTGAGGTCGAGGCGCTGGAGGACTACGACGCGTTGGTGGCGGCGAAGAACGCGGGCAAGGAGCCCGGAGACATCCAGCTGCGGGACAAGGTCACCGGGATGCGGGTCTGGCAGATCCGGGTGGTCGACGCCGACCCGGAGGCCCGCAAGGGTGAGACGGAGCTGGTCATCAAGATCGGCGCGGAGGTGCAGCCGGTGCCGCCGCCGAAGATGGACGGGCTGCCGTTCCGGCCGGTGGTCTTCGAGGGGCTGACCCTGACCACGTGGATCGATGAGTCCCGGTCTCGGCCGAAGGTGGCCTACTCGATCCGAGCCACCGCGATGGCCGCGCCGAAGGGCAAGGGCACGACCCAGCCCAGCAGCAGCGGCAACGCCGGTGGCAGCGCCAAGGCGGCGGCCTGA
- a CDS encoding PP2C family serine/threonine-protein phosphatase, producing the protein MTSRWQLSVAEQPAGDGPGEDRWLFYEAPDGTTWAAVIDGASGSREAPTGGDYADALCEALVAAADSAPSATPQEALRDAITRTAQRLSLPRPSQPSAAVGLVRMGADNIKACVLGDVTVVTLRGRSETALRDDRLGRVGGELRLRYKELLRAGHGYGPRHQEILNDLRAAELMARNQPGGYWIAADHATAADRALTDRVAPPPDTIVLASDGAVAAMNRYQLLRDWRAFASAVRLDPSGFVRQIRTAEESDLNGLRWPRSKPHDDVAALVISRRDAT; encoded by the coding sequence ATGACCAGTAGGTGGCAACTGTCGGTCGCGGAACAACCGGCCGGAGACGGCCCGGGCGAAGACCGCTGGCTCTTCTACGAGGCACCCGACGGCACCACCTGGGCAGCCGTCATCGACGGAGCCTCGGGGTCACGCGAGGCTCCGACCGGCGGCGACTACGCCGACGCCCTATGCGAGGCCCTTGTCGCCGCGGCGGATTCAGCACCGAGCGCAACCCCACAAGAAGCCCTTCGCGATGCCATTACCCGTACCGCCCAACGTCTCAGCCTGCCCAGACCGAGCCAACCGTCGGCTGCGGTCGGGCTCGTGCGGATGGGCGCCGACAACATCAAGGCATGCGTGCTGGGTGACGTCACCGTTGTCACGCTGCGCGGTCGTTCGGAAACCGCGCTGCGCGATGACCGGCTGGGCCGAGTAGGGGGTGAGCTACGCCTGCGCTACAAGGAGCTGTTGCGAGCGGGCCACGGGTATGGCCCGCGCCATCAGGAGATCTTGAACGACCTGCGGGCTGCCGAGTTGATGGCCCGCAACCAGCCTGGCGGCTACTGGATCGCAGCCGATCACGCGACGGCGGCTGACCGGGCGCTAACTGACCGGGTCGCTCCTCCTCCGGACACGATCGTTCTGGCGAGTGATGGGGCAGTCGCAGCGATGAACAGATACCAATTGCTCCGCGACTGGCGAGCATTCGCTTCGGCAGTCCGACTAGACCCCTCGGGTTTCGTCAGGCAGATCCGAACGGCAGAGGAATCGGACCTGAACGGCCTGCGCTGGCCCCGCAGCAAGCCCCATGACGACGTTGCAGCATTGGTCATTTCACGTCGTGACGCGACTTGA
- a CDS encoding ribonuclease D, with product MAFFDGDLPPELSLKLRAQPSVAVDTETSGLDWSADQLLLCQLFSPATGPVLLRNVSGVPGELAALIADPKVVKVLHHAPFDLRFLEARWGIRAGSVACTKAASKLLNPSGAHEEHSLKSVLDRYLGVKLEKGAVRTSDWSTPVLSDEQVEYATGDVSHLLELHRAMSAALEAKSLTEIYAQVCAYMPIDAHLEVTGVPNPLVY from the coding sequence GTGGCGTTCTTCGACGGTGACCTACCCCCTGAGCTGTCCCTGAAGTTGAGGGCGCAGCCATCGGTGGCCGTGGACACGGAGACGAGCGGCTTGGATTGGTCGGCCGACCAACTTCTCCTCTGTCAGTTGTTCTCACCGGCAACTGGGCCAGTGCTGTTGCGGAACGTATCGGGGGTTCCGGGGGAGCTCGCTGCCTTGATCGCCGACCCGAAGGTCGTCAAGGTCCTACATCATGCGCCTTTCGACCTTCGATTCCTCGAGGCAAGGTGGGGTATACGCGCGGGCTCTGTCGCCTGCACGAAGGCTGCCTCGAAGCTGCTCAACCCGTCGGGTGCCCACGAGGAGCACAGCCTTAAATCGGTGTTGGATCGCTACCTCGGAGTGAAGTTGGAAAAGGGTGCCGTGCGCACCAGCGACTGGAGCACGCCTGTTCTTTCGGATGAGCAGGTCGAGTACGCCACAGGGGACGTGAGCCACCTCTTGGAGCTGCATCGGGCAATGTCTGCCGCGCTCGAGGCGAAGAGCCTGACAGAAATATATGCCCAGGTATGCGCCTACATGCCCATTGATGCGCATCTCGAGGTGACTGGCGTCCCGAATCCCTTGGTCTATTGA
- a CDS encoding DUF2750 domain-containing protein, giving the protein MSTAAAHANAFYEEIRTDGLVFTVKDEGGFPAPRNGDGVRAMPFWSKRSRAQAIVDTVPAYSDFQVVELQLDDWTANWLPGLERDGLRLGLNWSGPRATGYDVSVSDFTRNLVARLEED; this is encoded by the coding sequence ATGTCCACGGCGGCCGCGCACGCAAACGCGTTCTACGAGGAGATCCGAACCGACGGGCTCGTCTTCACCGTCAAGGACGAGGGCGGCTTCCCCGCGCCGCGCAACGGAGACGGCGTACGAGCCATGCCGTTCTGGTCCAAGCGCAGCCGAGCCCAGGCGATCGTCGACACCGTTCCCGCCTACTCCGACTTCCAAGTGGTCGAACTGCAGCTCGACGACTGGACCGCCAACTGGCTGCCGGGGCTCGAGCGCGACGGGCTGCGCCTTGGCCTCAACTGGAGTGGGCCGCGCGCCACTGGCTACGACGTGTCCGTCTCCGACTTCACTCGGAATCTTGTGGCTCGGCTGGAGGAGGACTAG